The following proteins come from a genomic window of Synechococcus sp. BIOS-E4-1:
- a CDS encoding class I SAM-dependent methyltransferase, whose protein sequence is MIPGQAPMLRDRRPEVMDQPGLDPAEHDRALRGLRRINAVSRCVPGLFRHLEALSLESPAEPLTVLELACGGADTAIELAAMAQRRQLNWSIQACDLNPEAIRIARRNVARHNSSVGLFVADALTPPESEPFDVVYCTLFAHHLDPVDVVRLLAVMAARASRLVLVDDLIRSRLGYALAWAGTRLLSRSWVVHYDGPLSVQAAYTPLEILELAAQAGLHNPVLERTWPERYRLCWRPH, encoded by the coding sequence ATGATTCCGGGTCAGGCCCCGATGCTGCGTGATCGCAGGCCTGAGGTGATGGATCAGCCTGGTCTGGATCCCGCCGAACATGACCGGGCGCTTCGTGGTCTGCGCAGAATCAATGCAGTCAGTCGTTGTGTTCCAGGACTGTTTCGCCATCTGGAAGCGCTGTCGCTTGAGTCTCCTGCAGAGCCTCTGACTGTGCTGGAACTGGCCTGTGGAGGGGCCGACACAGCCATCGAGCTGGCCGCAATGGCACAACGACGACAGCTGAACTGGTCGATCCAGGCCTGCGATCTGAACCCAGAAGCGATTCGCATCGCCCGTCGCAATGTCGCCAGGCACAACAGCAGTGTTGGTCTGTTCGTTGCCGACGCTCTGACTCCCCCCGAGTCAGAACCATTCGATGTTGTCTACTGCACCCTTTTCGCTCACCACCTGGATCCTGTCGATGTGGTGCGACTGCTGGCCGTGATGGCTGCCCGGGCAAGTCGTCTTGTGCTGGTGGATGATCTGATCCGCAGCCGCCTGGGGTACGCGCTGGCCTGGGCCGGAACCCGCTTGCTGAGCCGATCCTGGGTGGTGCATTACGACGGTCCGCTGTCGGTTCAGGCGGCATACACGCCCTTGGAGATTCTCGAGCTCGCGGCCCAGGCCGGGTTGCACAATCCCGTGTTGGAACGCACCTGGCCTGAGCGATACCGGCTTTGCTGGAGACCCCACTGA
- a CDS encoding NAD(P)/FAD-dependent oxidoreductase has translation MQRSWDVVVIGAGVAGGLAAYDCARRGLTVLLVEKRSFPRWKVCGCCFNANALAALTAVGLPDLIGDQGGVALDQVRLGWNGSSLNLGLPGGWALSRERFDQALVHAAEAAGATLRFQTSAVLEQTSAGERVVRLRPSGGAPAERVRARVVLVAAGLQHQVLASSDDSRPRIAERSRVGAGCLINDDDDVYASGAIHMAICRHGYVGLVRREDGALNLAAAFDPAALRSAGGASCAADLVLRRAGFAVPRALETSRWQLTPELTRRSGVFAGERFLLLGDSSGYVEPFTGEGMAWALAAGAAVAPFVEEAQGAWSGALERRWQQKLEELTVSRQRLCRLLSTLLRQPLATAAVFRLACHWPEIPERVISALNRDVSHTASPDPCL, from the coding sequence ATGCAGAGGAGCTGGGACGTTGTTGTGATCGGAGCAGGAGTCGCTGGTGGCCTGGCCGCCTACGACTGTGCACGTCGCGGTCTGACTGTTCTGCTCGTTGAGAAGCGTTCTTTCCCGCGTTGGAAGGTTTGCGGTTGTTGCTTCAATGCCAATGCCCTGGCCGCCTTGACTGCGGTTGGGCTGCCGGACCTCATCGGTGATCAGGGAGGTGTGGCTCTCGATCAAGTGCGTCTTGGCTGGAACGGCAGTTCGCTGAATCTGGGGTTGCCCGGTGGCTGGGCCCTTTCCCGGGAGCGTTTCGACCAGGCCTTGGTCCATGCAGCTGAAGCGGCAGGAGCCACGCTGAGATTTCAGACCAGTGCCGTTCTTGAGCAGACTTCCGCCGGTGAGCGAGTGGTGCGACTGCGTCCTTCCGGCGGTGCGCCAGCCGAGCGGGTTCGGGCCCGTGTTGTTCTGGTCGCAGCTGGTTTGCAGCATCAGGTTCTGGCGTCGAGCGATGATTCGAGGCCCCGGATCGCCGAGAGATCAAGGGTCGGAGCCGGTTGTCTCATCAACGACGACGATGATGTTTACGCATCCGGTGCGATCCACATGGCTATCTGCCGACATGGATACGTTGGCCTGGTGCGACGTGAGGATGGAGCGCTTAACCTGGCAGCTGCTTTCGACCCCGCTGCACTCAGGTCTGCAGGTGGAGCGTCCTGTGCGGCGGATCTGGTTCTGCGTCGGGCCGGTTTCGCCGTTCCGCGAGCTCTGGAGACATCACGCTGGCAGCTGACTCCGGAGCTGACACGCCGATCCGGTGTGTTTGCCGGTGAACGCTTTTTGCTGCTGGGCGATTCCTCCGGTTATGTGGAGCCTTTCACTGGTGAAGGCATGGCCTGGGCTCTCGCTGCCGGAGCGGCGGTGGCTCCTTTCGTGGAGGAGGCCCAGGGAGCATGGAGCGGTGCTCTTGAGCGGCGTTGGCAACAGAAACTGGAGGAACTGACGGTGAGCCGTCAGCGTCTTTGCCGACTGTTGTCGACATTGTTGCGTCAACCGCTCGCCACCGCCGCCGTATTCAGGTTGGCATGCCACTGGCCAGAAATACCTGAGCGTGTCATCAGCGCTCTCAATCGGGATGTTTCTCATACGGCTAGCCCTGATCCATGCCTCTGA
- a CDS encoding type III polyketide synthase, with protein sequence MPLTLHGIGTAVPTQRLSQAEAVEVAHRINAESPDKARLMARIYQKTKVLNRGSVLLGNDADHATSQERLSFYGPDSPGTAERMQAFDDHAGWLALEAVRQALDDSGLPPSTITHLVTVSCTGFQSPGVDLFLMDKLGLSAAVQRTHVGFMGCHGALNGLRVAHAYAEMDPNAVVLLCAVELCSLHMSYGWHPEQVVANALFADGAAAVVGSSGPPSSDRDLVLQSSGSMVIPESADLMHWEIGDHGFSMGLSPLVPETVGSALQPWLQEWLQNRAVNLSDICSWAVHPGGPRILSTCAEALALDPRLLEESRVVLQNHGNMSSATILFILERLRQRSVAGPCLALAFGPGLSAEVALLDLQLAE encoded by the coding sequence ATGCCTCTGACACTCCATGGCATTGGTACTGCAGTGCCCACTCAGAGGCTGAGTCAAGCGGAAGCTGTGGAAGTGGCGCATCGGATCAATGCCGAAAGTCCAGATAAGGCAAGGCTGATGGCTCGGATCTATCAGAAGACCAAGGTGCTCAACCGTGGAAGTGTGCTGCTCGGGAATGATGCAGACCATGCCACCAGCCAGGAGCGTCTCAGCTTTTACGGACCCGACAGTCCTGGCACTGCGGAACGGATGCAAGCCTTCGATGATCATGCCGGCTGGCTTGCCCTGGAGGCTGTCCGTCAGGCGTTAGATGATTCCGGTTTGCCGCCGTCAACGATCACCCATCTGGTGACCGTGAGCTGCACTGGTTTTCAATCCCCTGGCGTCGATCTTTTCCTGATGGACAAGCTTGGACTGTCCGCTGCAGTGCAGAGAACCCATGTTGGATTCATGGGCTGTCATGGAGCGCTTAACGGTTTACGTGTTGCCCATGCTTATGCCGAGATGGATCCCAACGCCGTGGTTCTGCTCTGCGCCGTGGAGCTTTGCAGCCTGCATATGTCGTATGGCTGGCATCCTGAACAAGTGGTGGCCAATGCGTTGTTCGCCGATGGAGCTGCAGCTGTTGTCGGCTCATCTGGCCCACCATCCTCCGATCGGGACCTTGTGCTGCAGAGCAGTGGTTCGATGGTGATTCCCGAAAGTGCTGATCTCATGCACTGGGAGATTGGTGATCACGGCTTTTCCATGGGATTGTCGCCTCTTGTGCCCGAAACAGTGGGGTCAGCACTGCAGCCCTGGTTGCAGGAATGGCTGCAGAATCGTGCCGTCAATCTTTCGGATATATGCAGCTGGGCCGTGCACCCAGGTGGTCCGAGGATTCTTTCGACCTGCGCTGAAGCGTTGGCACTGGACCCCAGGCTTCTGGAGGAGTCCAGAGTCGTCCTCCAGAACCACGGCAACATGTCGTCGGCAACGATCCTTTTTATCCTCGAACGCCTGCGTCAGCGATCGGTTGCTGGCCCTTGTCTTGCGCTGGCTTTTGGCCCGGGGCTGAGTGCAGAGGTTGCACTTCTCGAT